AGGAGTGCCGACGGCGGAACCGTGAGCGTACGGCGAGCGGATCCCGGCCGACGTACTGACGTCGCAGCTGCGGACATGGACCTCGGTGAAACAAGAGCTGCCGACGGAGGGGTACGACGACGTACTGCAGCCGACTGCGGTGCGGGTGGTGCCGAACGCCTTCGTGGAGTCGACCGCGGCGCACGCGCGGCAATCCGAAGCGCCGGTGGGGTTGCGGTTCGGGTTGCAACTGAGCCGATATCCAGGCGGTCGGGAAGGCCTGGCGTCGTGGACTCGTGAGGTGGCGGAGCGGGCCGAGGCGGTCGGGTTCGACGCGGTCTACGTCATGGATCACTTCCGGCAGATCCCGCAGGTGGGGCGGGCGTGGGAGGACTTCCTGGAGAGCTGGACGACGCTCGGGTACCTGGCCGCGTGCACGAATCGCGTTCGGTTGGGGACGTTGGTTTCGGGCATCACGTACAGGAACGTCGCCCATCTCGGGAAGATCGCGGCGACGCTCGACGTGCTGAGTGGCGGGCGGGCGGTGTGCGGGGTCGGGCTTGCATGGTTCGAGGCGGAGCACAAGGCGTACGGCTGGCCGTTTCCGCCGGTGAGCGAACGCTATGCGCTGCTCGAGGACGCCTTACAGGTGTTGCCGGTTTTATGGGGACCTGGCAACAAACCGTTCCGCGGCAAGGTTCTCGACGTACCGGACACCACTTGTTATCCGCGTCCGTTGCAGGAACATCTGCCGGTGCTCGTCGGCGGGAGTGGGCCGCGGACGCTGCGCGTGGCCGGGCGATACGCGGACGCGGTGAATGTGTTCGGGGATGTCGCCGCGGTTCGGAAGGCGGCCGGATACCTGGGCGACAAGCCGGTTGAGTTGACGCATCTGTCGACCACCCTGGTGGGCAAGGACTCGCAGCAATTGGACGAGCTCGTACGGCGGTTGCGTCCGCGGAACATGAACCCGGCGAAGTACGCCGCCTCCGTGAACGCCGGCACCGTCGACGATCAGATCGGGCGGTTCCGCGAGCTGTCCGAGGCCGGGGTCGCCGAGGTGATGATCAGCCTCCCCGACCTCGACACCCTCGACACGGTCGCCGACGTGATCTCAGCGTTTCGGGTCTAGGTCCAACTTCAGCAGGGCGTTCTCGATCAGTTCGGGCATGGCCGGGTGGATCCAGTACTGGCCGCGCGCCATCGTGTACGCGT
This Kribbella sp. NBC_00482 DNA region includes the following protein-coding sequences:
- a CDS encoding LLM class flavin-dependent oxidoreductase; amino-acid sequence: MKQELPTEGYDDVLQPTAVRVVPNAFVESTAAHARQSEAPVGLRFGLQLSRYPGGREGLASWTREVAERAEAVGFDAVYVMDHFRQIPQVGRAWEDFLESWTTLGYLAACTNRVRLGTLVSGITYRNVAHLGKIAATLDVLSGGRAVCGVGLAWFEAEHKAYGWPFPPVSERYALLEDALQVLPVLWGPGNKPFRGKVLDVPDTTCYPRPLQEHLPVLVGGSGPRTLRVAGRYADAVNVFGDVAAVRKAAGYLGDKPVELTHLSTTLVGKDSQQLDELVRRLRPRNMNPAKYAASVNAGTVDDQIGRFRELSEAGVAEVMISLPDLDTLDTVADVISAFRV